A window of Armatimonadota bacterium contains these coding sequences:
- a CDS encoding DUF309 domain-containing protein translates to MYIRLKHALSELTLEAVATPHQARCTAWLGAYAAIASAGEAVSLSTVRVSARQLAAPIGWRLDPADLRPATRRRILWRGGDRIALPRAHRPHWGYFAPQARRLYRAVAHLHRHPSHDRLPDVLYRGLVLLDCGLFFSCHEYFEGVWRQMQGPDRAFYHGLIQVGAAFYHHEKGNRHGAVTLLRRAVDKLTPYASGCLGLDVAGLIRALRPWEDRFARGEPSPYPVFVIGSPPSTYDACQKTGGP, encoded by the coding sequence TTGTACATCCGACTCAAGCACGCGCTCAGCGAACTCACCCTCGAAGCGGTGGCCACTCCCCACCAGGCGCGGTGCACCGCCTGGCTCGGCGCGTACGCGGCCATCGCGTCGGCTGGCGAGGCGGTGTCGCTAAGCACCGTGAGGGTCAGCGCGCGGCAACTCGCGGCACCGATCGGCTGGCGGCTCGACCCCGCCGACCTGCGGCCCGCCACCCGCAGACGCATCCTCTGGCGCGGCGGCGACCGCATCGCCCTACCCCGCGCCCACCGGCCCCACTGGGGCTACTTCGCGCCGCAGGCACGGCGGCTGTACCGCGCGGTCGCCCACCTGCACCGGCATCCGTCGCACGATCGGCTGCCGGACGTACTGTACCGCGGTCTGGTTCTGCTGGACTGCGGGCTGTTCTTTTCGTGCCACGAATATTTCGAGGGTGTGTGGCGGCAGATGCAGGGACCGGATCGGGCCTTCTATCACGGCCTCATCCAAGTCGGCGCCGCCTTCTACCACCACGAGAAGGGCAACCGGCACGGCGCGGTCACGCTGCTGCGCCGCGCCGTCGACAAGCTGACCCCCTACGCCTCAGGCTGCCTGGGTCTGGACGTCGCAGGGCTGATCCGGGCGCTGCGACCCTGGGAAGACCGCTTTGCGCGAGGCGAGCCGTCCCCGTATCCTGTGTTCGTAATCGGCTCTCCACCGTCCACCTACGACGCTTGTCAGAAAACGGGAGGCCCATGA